The proteins below come from a single Bacillus methanolicus genomic window:
- a CDS encoding helix-turn-helix domain-containing protein, with protein MVSKFNEIQLLNDAERLIILRKRLNLSQFQLAKELGISSSYLGQVERGELSFSPHLKARINDFLKREKEIYEKDIFSNI; from the coding sequence ATGGTATCAAAGTTTAATGAAATCCAACTCTTGAACGATGCAGAACGACTCATCATTCTTCGAAAGCGGCTAAATTTAAGCCAGTTTCAGTTAGCTAAGGAATTGGGGATTAGTTCAAGTTATTTAGGACAAGTTGAAAGGGGAGAACTCTCATTTAGTCCTCACTTAAAGGCAAGGATAAATGATTTTTTGAAGCGGGAGAAAGAAATATATGAAAAAGATATATTTAGCAATATCTGA
- a CDS encoding DUF4258 domain-containing protein, giving the protein MNLKEIKKILMTGKGKIIIGSHTKKRLMKRGYSKGDIVAAIFDGEIIERQGVNKVAISGRDKDENPIVVVIAKQSNLSFKVVTVMPPIDHHRFKDCI; this is encoded by the coding sequence ATGAACTTAAAAGAAATCAAAAAAATTTTAATGACAGGAAAGGGAAAAATTATCATTGGATCCCATACGAAAAAGCGTTTAATGAAACGTGGGTACTCCAAAGGGGACATTGTTGCAGCAATCTTTGATGGTGAAATTATTGAACGTCAAGGAGTAAACAAAGTAGCTATATCCGGCCGGGATAAAGACGAAAATCCTATTGTTGTCGTCATTGCAAAACAATCCAATTTGTCTTTTAAAGTGGTCACGGTTATGCCACCTATTGATCACCATCGTTTTAAAGATTGTATTTAA